ACTATGTCTCAAACATGCCCATGCGGTTCAGGCAAAGAAACTGCCCAATGCTGCACCCCCTATATTTCCGGTGAGGCCGTCGCGCCTACAGCCGAAGCGCTCATGCGCGCCCGCTATTCTGCTTACGTGCTCAACGAACTGGACTACCTCAAGGTCAGCCTCGCTCCCGAGACACAGGAAAGCCATGACGAAGAGTCTGTCCGCGAATGGTCTGAAAAGGCTGAATGGCTGGGACTGACCATCCATGACACCTGGGCCGGTCTTGAAGAAGATACCGACGGCATCGTGGAGTTCTCTGCCAACTACGCCATAGACGGCGAAGAACTGTCACACCGTGAGCGCAGTCATTTTCGCAAGGAAGATGGTAAATGGTATTATGTAGATGGCGACATGGTTTCCGGTCCGCCAGTTCGCAAGGAACCCAAGATCGGCCGCAACGAGCCGTGCCCCTGCGGTTCCGGGAAAAAATATAAGAAGTGTTGCGGCCGCTAATTCAGACGACCGTTAGCCACAGGCTGGATTCAAATGGCCCTTTCCGCCACCGGAATGGGCCAGCCAGCTATTTCATCAGTTTGCACCGACACATACACGCCGGACAACGCGCTTTACAGCGACTTCTTCAACGATACAGACTCATTGCACAAGGTCCGCATAGCCCGCTTTATTCCAGTCTTATCAATGCCAAGCATCGCACGAAGCTCTTTTTGCGTGCCATGTTCAACAAACTCATCCGGTATGCCGAGTTGACGAATAACCTTGTCTTGCAGGGCGTCGTTGGCTGCCAGCAACTCAAGAACAGCTGACCCAAAGCCTCCGGCCTCGGCGTTCTCTTCCACCAGCAGAATACGATCAAATCGCTCCGCCAGTTCCAGTAACTGCTTGTCCGGCAACGGCTTGACGAACCGGGTATTGAACACCGCCACGCTCATGCCGTCCTGCTCCAATTCCATGGAGGCTTCCACGGCAGGATAGACGCGCGAACCGATGGTGATGATGACGCCGTCCTTTCCGTCGTGCATAAGCTCACCCTTGCCGATGGCAATTTTGCGGGGCGTCTTGGACACCTTGGCTCCGACGCCGGTACCGCGAGGATACCGCATGGCGCATGGGCCGTCATAGGCAAAAGCCGTAGCCATCATCTGGGCCAACTCGGCTTCATCCTTGGGTGCCATGACTACGAGGTTCGGGATATGCCGCAAAAAGCTCATGTCGAATGCGCCGTGGTGTGTAGCTCCGTCTTCGCCGACAAGACCACCGCGATCAAGAAAGAGGTTCACATTCAGGTTCTGCAAACAGACATCGTGGATGATTTGGTCATAGGCACGTTGCATAAAGGTGGAATAGATAGCCACCGCTGGTTTGAAACCCTGTGTCGCCAATCCGGCGGCAAATGTGACCGCATGCTGTTCACAGATACCCACATCGACGAACCGCTCAGGGAACTGCGCATGGAAACATTCCGTGCCGGTGCCTTCGGGCATGGCAGCAGTAATGGCCATGATGGATTCATCCTTCTCGGCCAGAGCGCACAGAGTGGAACCGAAAATGGACGTATAGGAAGGCAGACCGGAACCGGAGAACTTACGGGCCAGACCAGTTTCCGGAATGAACTTGCCCACCCCATGGTAATGGGACGGATCAGATTCCGCCGGTTCGTAACCCTTGCCCTTCTTCGTCAGAACATGCACGAGTACCGGCTTGTCGAGCTTCTTGATCTCTTCGAAGACCTTGACCATCGTCGCCGTGTCATGTCCGTCGATGGGGCCGACGTAAGTGAAATGAAATGCTTCGAACAAAATACCGGGAGTAAAGAAGGACTTCACTGAATCGCCATACCGTTTGGCATACCCGGCCAGATCATCACCAATCTTGGGGATGGTTCCGAGCAACCCTTCCACGTCACTCTTCAACCGCTGCAAAAACGGCGTGGTCATCTTGCGGCTCAGGAACTGAGACAGCGCGCCAACATTCTTGGAAATGGACATCTCGTTGTCGTTGAGGACAACCACCATTTTTCGACCGAGGTCACCCGCCTGGTTCAATCCTTCAAAAGCAAGCCCTGCAGTCAGGGAGCCATCACCGATAACCGCAATAACTTCATGGTCATCCCCCTTGAGGTCACGCGCCATGGCCATACCAAGCGCTGCGGAAATGGACGTGGAGGAATGGCCCACACCAAAATGATCGTATTGAGACTCAGCCATGCGGGGGAACCCGCTGAGACCGCCCTTCTGACGCAGAGTAGAGAACTCCTTGACCCGCCCTGTCAGGAGTTTATGCGCGTATGCCTGATGTCCCACGTCCCAGACCAGCTTGTCTTTATCAAGGTCATAGGATTTGAACAGGGCAAGAGTCAGCTCGACAACGCCAAGACACGGCGCGAGATGGCCACCGTGATCTGATACCTGACTGATAATGATATCGCGCAATTCCTGGGCAAGGACATCAAGCTCGTCGCCTTCCAATATCTGAACATCATGAGGCTTATTTATTTTAGACAGAATCTCTGTCTTCATTGGATCTTTTATCATAAGGCAAAAAGTTTAGTCCAATCAGTACACCCTGTCCACTATGTATCGGGCAAGTTGTTCAAGAAAGTCCTTTTCCGCCCCGGTACAATTCGAAAGATGTTTCAAGGCGATCTCGATTTGCTGCGATGCCAGTTGTTTGCTTTTCTCAAGCCCAATCAGCGACGGGTAAGTGGACTTGCCCATTGCTTCGTCGCTGCCCGCCGGTTTGCCCAGCGTCTCGGTATCGCCGACCACATCGAGAACGTCGTCCACAATCTGGAAAGCCACACCAATGGATTTGCCGAATTCTCGGGCACTGTCGATATCGGCCTCGCCCGCGCCGGACAGGATCGCCCCGCACTCGCAGGCGGCGGTAATGAGTGCGCCGGTTTTCATGGCATGCATTTTACGCAGAGCATCAAGGGGCACGTCATTCCTGCCCGTAAACTCCATATCTACAGCCTGACCTCCGACCATACCGCCGGAGCCAGCCGCCGTAGCCAGCACATAAATGGCGCGCAGGACGCGATCAGCGGGAAGTCCCTTGACGATGGACGCGGCACTCATCAATCCAAAGGCTTCGGTGAGCAGGCCGTCACCGGCCAGAATAGCCGTAGCTTCATCAAACTTTTTATGGTTGGAGGGCTTGCCGCGCCGCAGGTCGTCATCGTCCATGGCAGGGAGATCATCGTGAATCAGGGAATACGTGTGGATACACTCAAGTGATGCCGCAAAAGGCATGACCTTGTCACCCATTGCCTCATCATCGGGGGCCAGCATCGTTGCCCAGGACAGGATCAACACCGGGCGAAGCCGCTTGCCGCCCGCCAGCAGAGAATACTCCATTGATTTGAGCAGGCGCGGGGGGATACCCCGGTCCTTCATACACCCGGCAAGAAACGACTCAACAGTTTCAGCTCGCTGTGCCAATTGCTCCTTGAAATTTATCATGTCCCCTCCGCATCATCGCCGAGCGCACTCAGCGCATCGAATTCCCTGATCAGCCCTTCGGACACGATCCTGACTTCATTGCGGGCGTTCTCCAGCTGGGAGCCGCACCCTTTAACCAGTTCAAGACCTTCCTTATACAAGGCAACGCCTTCTTCCAGAGGCAGATCACCGCGCTCCAGCTTTTCGACCACAACCTTGAGCCGTTCCAGCTTCTTTTCAAACGTATCTTTTGCCATATTCAGCTCCATGAAATCACATTCAGGTCAGATGAGTCGCTGCCAATATCACCGGGGATACCAGTAGCTCAGAGCGATCAAACCGGTCACAACCGGCCAGCCGATTCCCTCTTGAAATCATGACCGACAAACAGATGACTACCAGGGCGACAGCGCCGAGCAGCATCCTATCGATCAGCGTGCAAGCCATCAATCCATCCTATCTGCGGCATGGTATCGGCATTTATATCAAACAACGGCTCCGGGTCCACGACCTGTCCCTGAACAAAGGTTGCCAGATGGAGATGCGCGCCATTCACTCTGCCGGTGGCACCCGAGAGACCTATCTTCTGGCCGGATGCCAGCATATCGCCTTCTTTAACCAACACCTTGGACATATGGGCGTACATGGAGACAAAGCCGTTTCCATGATCAACGTATATACAGTTTCCAGCATAGTAGAAGCTGCCCTTCAGGACAACTCTTCCGGCAGCCATGGAATACAGTGGTGTTCCTTCCCAGGCACGAAAATCCAGCCCGGTATGACGACTCGCCGTGTCCCCGTTGAATATTCTATACAATCCGAACCGGCTGAGCATCTTGCCCTTGGCAGGCCGGGAAAACGGAAGTCTCCAATAGCGTTCTGGAGATACCGTATTGATCGCCGTCATGATGAGTTCCCGCTCCTGCGCGATTCTCTCCAACGCCTTCTTGGGCGGCTTGACCATCTTCGGCGGGACCGACAATGTCTCCTTGCCCCATGGCGACTCGACCACACTGACAT
The genomic region above belongs to uncultured Pseudodesulfovibrio sp. and contains:
- a CDS encoding YchJ family protein, whose translation is MSQTCPCGSGKETAQCCTPYISGEAVAPTAEALMRARYSAYVLNELDYLKVSLAPETQESHDEESVREWSEKAEWLGLTIHDTWAGLEEDTDGIVEFSANYAIDGEELSHRERSHFRKEDGKWYYVDGDMVSGPPVRKEPKIGRNEPCPCGSGKKYKKCCGR
- the dxs gene encoding 1-deoxy-D-xylulose-5-phosphate synthase, translated to MKTEILSKINKPHDVQILEGDELDVLAQELRDIIISQVSDHGGHLAPCLGVVELTLALFKSYDLDKDKLVWDVGHQAYAHKLLTGRVKEFSTLRQKGGLSGFPRMAESQYDHFGVGHSSTSISAALGMAMARDLKGDDHEVIAVIGDGSLTAGLAFEGLNQAGDLGRKMVVVLNDNEMSISKNVGALSQFLSRKMTTPFLQRLKSDVEGLLGTIPKIGDDLAGYAKRYGDSVKSFFTPGILFEAFHFTYVGPIDGHDTATMVKVFEEIKKLDKPVLVHVLTKKGKGYEPAESDPSHYHGVGKFIPETGLARKFSGSGLPSYTSIFGSTLCALAEKDESIMAITAAMPEGTGTECFHAQFPERFVDVGICEQHAVTFAAGLATQGFKPAVAIYSTFMQRAYDQIIHDVCLQNLNVNLFLDRGGLVGEDGATHHGAFDMSFLRHIPNLVVMAPKDEAELAQMMATAFAYDGPCAMRYPRGTGVGAKVSKTPRKIAIGKGELMHDGKDGVIITIGSRVYPAVEASMELEQDGMSVAVFNTRFVKPLPDKQLLELAERFDRILLVEENAEAGGFGSAVLELLAANDALQDKVIRQLGIPDEFVEHGTQKELRAMLGIDKTGIKRAMRTLCNESVSLKKSL
- a CDS encoding farnesyl diphosphate synthase, with product MNFKEQLAQRAETVESFLAGCMKDRGIPPRLLKSMEYSLLAGGKRLRPVLILSWATMLAPDDEAMGDKVMPFAASLECIHTYSLIHDDLPAMDDDDLRRGKPSNHKKFDEATAILAGDGLLTEAFGLMSAASIVKGLPADRVLRAIYVLATAAGSGGMVGGQAVDMEFTGRNDVPLDALRKMHAMKTGALITAACECGAILSGAGEADIDSAREFGKSIGVAFQIVDDVLDVVGDTETLGKPAGSDEAMGKSTYPSLIGLEKSKQLASQQIEIALKHLSNCTGAEKDFLEQLARYIVDRVY
- the xseB gene encoding exodeoxyribonuclease VII small subunit encodes the protein MAKDTFEKKLERLKVVVEKLERGDLPLEEGVALYKEGLELVKGCGSQLENARNEVRIVSEGLIREFDALSALGDDAEGT
- a CDS encoding M23 family metallopeptidase; translation: MKNISVFSRGLCLTIVVVCLLCPVLVGAAGMVEIESPDTIGVGKPLLVNVTSWYPLDDVVVAWNGREVRPAITQNGGKYHALVYLGIGLRGELGVYPIDVTASFWGHTYRFSKDVSVVESPWGKETLSVPPKMVKPPKKALERIAQERELIMTAINTVSPERYWRLPFSRPAKGKMLSRFGLYRIFNGDTASRHTGLDFRAWEGTPLYSMAAGRVVLKGSFYYAGNCIYVDHGNGFVSMYAHMSKVLVKEGDMLASGQKIGLSGATGRVNGAHLHLATFVQGQVVDPEPLFDINADTMPQIGWIDGLHADR